The genomic window CAGGCGCTCATCGGGCCCCCCGGCGACCGCTCAGGCGCCCGAGCACATACCCGAGCACCACGCCGCTCAGCGCCGCGGCCGCTCCGGCGAGCGTCGCCCCGGCGTTCGACGAGCTCAGCTGCCCGGACGGGGCCGCGACCGGATATGCCGTGACCGGTCCGGCCGCCGAGCGCGCCACCGCGGCGGCCGGCACCGCTTCGGCCTGGCCGCCGGCCGCCTCGACCGCTCTGGCACCCTCAACCGCTCCGGCACCCTCGCGCGCGAGCAGCCCGTCCATCCCGCCGAAGAACTGTCCGGCCAGCTTCCGGGCCACCCCGCCGAGCATCCGCTGCCCGACGCCGCCGACCACGCCGCCGATCACCGCGTCGGCGTCGTACTCGACGCGGGTGCGCGCGACCGCCTCGTCGACCAGCAGCATGCGACACTCCGCCGAGACCGTCCCCGGCGCGCCGGCGCCGGAGGCGCGCAGCGTGAACG from Catenulispora sp. GP43 includes these protein-coding regions:
- a CDS encoding carbon monoxide dehydrogenase subunit G — encoded protein: MKVSGSAVLNADVGRVYEALTDPRTLAAAIPGCERLEMVAPDVYDMVVTVGVGSIKGTYKGRVELAEQAAPRSFTLRASGAGAPGTVSAECRMLLVDEAVARTRVEYDADAVIGGVVGGVGQRMLGGVARKLAGQFFGGMDGLLAREGAGAVEGARAVEAAGGQAEAVPAAAVARSAAGPVTAYPVAAPSGQLSSSNAGATLAGAAAALSGVVLGYVLGRLSGRRGAR